The following DNA comes from Rosa rugosa chromosome 5, drRosRugo1.1, whole genome shotgun sequence.
TACATAGGCAATCCGCATGGCTATGAACAGTTTAAAGGAAGACATGAATCACAGTTTGAAAAATAAGAGAGAATTGCAAGAGTGAAAGAAACAGAGCAGAGCAAAGCAATAGTAGCAGGAATGAGCAATTTTATTTAGTCATGATAATTAGCTATACATAatcatcttcttctcctcctagTTAACTTGCCAGTACAGATCAACATTCTAAAGATACtgagaaacagagagaaaaaaaaaatttcaaaacgaAGTAAAAACAAATCAGACTGATGAAAGTGCGCCTAAAAATTAAAGCTTTGAAAATATCAATTAGCCCTCTCGACATGGCGGCGTATGAAGACGCTTTCTAAGTCGGGAGGGGTGAAGAACTCTCTAACACTACCATAGTTACATTTCGAAGCAGCCGCCGGCTTCCTTTTCCTCGGCGGAGGCGGACACGTCAGCCTGGTAGGAATTCTCGCCTCCGCAGCGGTCGGAGTCGTCGAACcacactcttcttcttcttgttccacGTCACCGCCGCCGTGGTTTGCTTCGGTGATGTCCGCCACCGGGTTGGCAATGGTGTATATCGGCTTTAACGGAGCCCGCA
Coding sequences within:
- the LOC133709734 gene encoding cyclin-dependent protein kinase inhibitor SMR6-like — encoded protein: MGFSGDLGLDSDPQKWVIAGIPLRAPLKPIYTIANPVADITEANHGGGDVEQEEEECGSTTPTAAEARIPTRLTCPPPPRKRKPAAASKCNYGSVREFFTPPDLESVFIRRHVERAN